Proteins encoded by one window of Filimonas effusa:
- the ilvD gene encoding dihydroxy-acid dehydratase — protein MSKQQTDSNGSEVMNKYSRVLTQDETQPAAQAMLYGIGLTDGDMAKPQVGIASMGYDGNPCNMHLNGLAQVVKQGVWETDLVGLIFNTIGVSDGMSNGTDGMRYSLVSRDIIADSIEAVCGNQYYDALITIPGCDKNMPGSVIAMGRLNRPAIMIYGGTIAPGHWKGQDLNIVSAFEALGQKIAGNIADEDFKGIIKHACPSAGACGGMYTANTMASAIEALGMSLPYSSSSPALSKEKQEECAKAGEAIKLLLANDIKPSDIMTRKAFENAIVTIMVLGGSTNAVLHLIAMAKSVNVDLSQDDFQAISNRIPVLADFKPSGKYMMQDLHEHGGVPAVMKYLLKEGLLHGDCLTVTGKTLAENLAQVPDLNFETQKIIYPLSQPIKATGHLQILYGNLAEAGSVAKISGKEGERFEGTARVFDGEQELNAGILAGKVKPGDVVVIRYVGPKGGPGMPEMLKPTSLIIGAGLGKSVALITDGRFSGGTHGFVVGHITPEAYEGGNIALVQNDDIIEIDAVNNTINLKVSPEVIAERKAAWKQPALKAEKGVLFKYAKSVKNAASGCVTDEQ, from the coding sequence ATGAGCAAGCAACAGACAGACAGTAACGGAAGCGAAGTAATGAACAAGTACTCTCGTGTTTTAACCCAGGACGAAACGCAACCCGCTGCACAGGCTATGTTATACGGCATCGGTCTTACCGATGGCGATATGGCAAAACCTCAGGTGGGTATCGCTAGTATGGGTTACGATGGTAACCCCTGTAACATGCACCTCAACGGTCTCGCTCAGGTCGTCAAGCAGGGGGTTTGGGAAACTGATCTTGTCGGACTTATCTTCAATACCATCGGCGTTAGCGATGGCATGAGTAACGGCACCGATGGCATGCGCTATTCACTCGTTAGCCGCGACATCATCGCCGACTCTATCGAAGCTGTTTGTGGTAACCAGTATTACGATGCCCTCATCACCATACCAGGCTGCGATAAAAATATGCCCGGATCCGTAATAGCTATGGGCCGCCTCAACCGCCCCGCTATCATGATCTACGGTGGCACCATCGCCCCAGGCCACTGGAAAGGACAGGACCTCAACATCGTTTCTGCCTTCGAAGCTTTAGGACAAAAAATAGCCGGTAACATTGCCGATGAAGACTTTAAAGGCATCATTAAACATGCCTGCCCCAGCGCCGGTGCATGTGGGGGCATGTACACCGCAAACACAATGGCTTCAGCTATCGAAGCCCTCGGCATGAGCCTCCCCTACTCTTCTTCAAGCCCCGCTTTAAGTAAAGAAAAACAGGAAGAATGCGCCAAAGCAGGCGAAGCCATAAAACTGCTGCTGGCAAATGATATCAAACCTTCCGATATCATGACCCGCAAAGCTTTCGAAAATGCCATCGTTACCATCATGGTTCTCGGAGGTAGCACCAACGCCGTATTGCACCTCATCGCAATGGCTAAAAGCGTAAATGTTGATCTGTCGCAAGACGACTTCCAGGCCATCAGCAACCGCATTCCCGTACTGGCCGACTTTAAACCAAGCGGCAAATACATGATGCAGGATTTACATGAACACGGCGGCGTTCCTGCCGTTATGAAATACCTGCTGAAAGAAGGTTTATTGCATGGCGACTGCCTTACCGTTACCGGTAAAACACTGGCCGAAAACCTCGCCCAGGTACCCGATCTTAACTTCGAAACACAAAAGATCATCTACCCTTTATCACAACCTATCAAAGCAACAGGTCACCTGCAGATCCTTTACGGCAACCTCGCCGAAGCAGGCAGCGTAGCCAAGATCAGCGGTAAAGAAGGAGAACGCTTCGAAGGCACGGCACGTGTTTTCGATGGCGAACAGGAACTTAACGCAGGTATCCTGGCAGGAAAAGTAAAACCCGGAGACGTAGTGGTAATACGCTATGTAGGCCCTAAAGGCGGCCCCGGTATGCCCGAAATGCTGAAACCAACCTCACTCATCATCGGTGCAGGTCTGGGTAAAAGCGTAGCCCTCATCACCGACGGCCGCTTTAGCGGCGGCACGCACGGTTTCGTCGTCGGTCACATCACGCCCGAGGCTTATGAAGGCGGTAACATCGCACTCGTTCAAAACGATGACATCATCGAAATCGACGCAGTCAACAATACCATCAACCTTAAAGTAAGCCCCGAAGTGATAGCCGAAAGAAAAGCAGCCTGGAAACAACCTGCCCTCAAAGCAGAAAAAGGCGTGCTCTTTAAATATGCCAAATCAGTGAAAAACGCAGCCTCAGGTTGCGTAACCGACGAACAATAA
- the ilvB gene encoding biosynthetic-type acetolactate synthase large subunit, whose product MSNATTTTIEPAIAAPDKATQTLSGSQAVLEACLAEGVTTIFGYPGGAIMPIYDALYDYADKLEHILVRHEQGGIHAAQGYARASGRTGVVFATSGPGATNLVTGLADALIDSTPLVCITGQVFAHLLGTDAFQEIDVINITTPVTKWNYQVTDATEIPAVLAKAFYIAGTGRPGPVLIDITKNAQLQKFDYEGYTPCNHIRSYRPKPIVRKEYVAEAAALINAAQKPFVIFGQGVVLGKAEQEFKTFIEKAGLPAAWTIMGMGAIPTNHPQAVGMLGMHGNYAPNVLTNECDVLIAIGMRFDDRVTGRLDKYAKQAKVIHLDIDPAEIDKNVKADIPVWGDCKETLPLLTALVEKKDRSSWLSEFRELEKKEQEQVITPELNPSSDTLTMGEVLKFINELTEGEAIMVTDVGQHQMVTCRYAHFNNSKSNITSGGLGTMGFGLPAAIGAKYGAPDKHVIAIIGDGGIQMTIQELGTIMQFGAAVKILILNNQFLGMVRQWQQLFHDKRYSFVNITSPNYVTVAKGYGIEGRTVDQRADLKAALKTMLDHPGAYLLEVMVGKENNVFPMVPQGCSVSEIRLS is encoded by the coding sequence ATGAGCAACGCAACGACGACAACAATAGAACCGGCAATAGCCGCACCCGATAAAGCCACTCAAACGCTCTCCGGCTCCCAGGCAGTGCTCGAAGCATGCCTCGCCGAAGGCGTAACCACCATCTTCGGTTACCCCGGTGGCGCTATCATGCCTATTTATGATGCCCTGTACGATTACGCCGATAAACTCGAACATATCCTCGTCCGCCACGAACAGGGAGGCATCCACGCCGCTCAGGGATATGCACGCGCTTCCGGCCGTACCGGCGTCGTATTCGCTACCAGCGGCCCCGGCGCCACCAACCTCGTCACAGGCCTCGCCGATGCGTTGATCGACAGCACACCGCTTGTTTGCATAACAGGTCAGGTATTTGCCCACCTACTCGGCACCGATGCCTTCCAGGAAATCGACGTCATCAACATCACTACCCCCGTTACCAAATGGAACTACCAGGTAACCGATGCCACCGAAATCCCCGCCGTTCTGGCCAAAGCATTCTATATCGCAGGTACAGGCCGCCCCGGCCCCGTTCTTATCGATATCACCAAAAATGCACAGCTCCAGAAATTCGACTACGAAGGATATACGCCCTGTAACCATATCCGCAGCTATCGCCCCAAACCTATCGTCCGTAAAGAATACGTGGCCGAAGCAGCAGCGCTTATCAACGCAGCACAAAAACCTTTCGTTATATTCGGACAAGGTGTCGTACTCGGTAAAGCAGAACAGGAATTCAAAACCTTCATCGAAAAAGCAGGTCTGCCCGCAGCATGGACCATCATGGGCATGGGCGCAATTCCTACCAATCACCCACAGGCGGTTGGTATGCTGGGCATGCACGGCAACTATGCCCCCAACGTCCTCACCAATGAATGCGATGTACTCATAGCAATCGGTATGCGCTTCGACGACCGCGTAACAGGACGCCTCGATAAATACGCCAAACAAGCCAAAGTGATCCACCTGGATATAGACCCGGCCGAGATCGATAAAAACGTGAAAGCCGACATACCTGTATGGGGCGATTGTAAAGAAACTTTACCCTTGCTCACCGCACTGGTAGAAAAGAAAGACCGCAGCAGCTGGCTCAGCGAATTCAGGGAACTGGAGAAAAAAGAACAGGAACAGGTAATAACACCCGAACTGAATCCTTCCTCCGACACCCTCACCATGGGCGAAGTACTCAAATTCATCAACGAACTTACCGAAGGTGAAGCCATCATGGTTACCGACGTAGGCCAGCATCAAATGGTGACCTGCCGCTATGCACACTTCAACAACAGCAAAAGCAACATTACTTCAGGCGGACTCGGCACCATGGGCTTTGGCCTTCCTGCCGCCATCGGGGCCAAATACGGCGCTCCCGATAAACACGTAATAGCCATCATCGGCGATGGCGGTATCCAAATGACCATCCAGGAATTAGGAACCATCATGCAGTTCGGGGCAGCAGTGAAAATACTCATCCTCAACAACCAGTTCCTCGGCATGGTACGCCAATGGCAGCAACTGTTTCACGACAAACGCTACTCCTTCGTTAACATCACCAGCCCCAACTACGTTACTGTAGCCAAAGGCTATGGCATCGAAGGCCGCACCGTAGACCAGCGCGCCGACCTGAAAGCTGCATTGAAAACAATGCTCGATCACCCCGGCGCCTACCTGCTCGAAGTAATGGTAGGTAAGGAAAACAACGTTTTCCCAATGGTGCCGCAAGGTTGTAGTGTTTCCGAAATCCGTCTCTCTTAA
- the ilvN gene encoding acetolactate synthase small subunit, whose product MQKQEFTITAYTENQIGLINRIAIMFSRRKINIESLNTSPSEIEGIHRFTIVINETEEVVRKLCRQIEKQVEVLKAYYNTNDEIVWQEMGLYKVPTDIIAEKVKVERLLREFGARAVVIRKDYTVFETTGHREEIERLIKALEPYHLIEFVRSARVAIIKDSHGFHTKLKEFEKEEPGEEVIENEFLDKREQVFTM is encoded by the coding sequence ATGCAAAAGCAAGAATTTACCATAACAGCGTATACCGAAAACCAGATCGGCCTTATCAACCGCATCGCCATCATGTTTTCACGCCGTAAAATAAATATAGAAAGCCTCAACACTTCTCCCTCCGAGATCGAAGGCATCCACCGCTTCACCATTGTCATCAATGAAACCGAAGAAGTGGTACGCAAACTCTGCCGCCAGATCGAAAAACAGGTCGAAGTACTGAAAGCTTACTACAATACCAACGATGAGATCGTATGGCAGGAAATGGGCTTGTATAAAGTACCAACAGATATCATCGCCGAAAAAGTAAAAGTAGAACGACTGCTAAGGGAATTCGGCGCAAGGGCCGTAGTCATCCGTAAAGACTACACCGTCTTCGAAACCACAGGCCACCGCGAAGAGATCGAAAGGCTCATCAAAGCCCTCGAACCCTATCACCTCATCGAATTCGTTCGCAGCGCCCGTGTAGCCATCATCAAAGACAGCCACGGCTTCCACACCAAACTCAAAGAGTTCGAAAAAGAAGAACCCGGCGAAGAAGTGATCGAAAACGAATTCCTCGACAAAAGAGAACAAGTATTCACAATGTAG
- the ilvC gene encoding ketol-acid reductoisomerase, translating to MAKLNFGGVEENVVTREEFPLSKAQEVLKNETIAVIGYGVQGPGQALNQRDNGINVIVGQRKNSKTWDKAIADGFVPGETLFEIEEALQKGTIICYLLSDAAQIELWPTVQKHLTPGKALYFSHGFGITFNEQTGIVPPKDVDVFLVAPKGSGTSLRRMFLQGRGLNSSYAIFQDATGKAKERVIALGIAVGSGYLFETDFKKEVFSDLTGERGTLMGAIQGIFAAQYQVLRDKGHSPSEAFNETVEELTQSLMPLVAENGMDWMYANCSTTAQRGALDWWKKFRDATAPVFKELYESVATGKESQRSIDSNSKTDYREKLDAELAELRESEMWQAGKTVRSLRPENQK from the coding sequence ATGGCAAAATTAAATTTTGGCGGAGTGGAAGAAAACGTAGTAACTCGCGAAGAGTTCCCACTTAGCAAAGCCCAGGAAGTTTTAAAGAATGAAACCATCGCTGTAATTGGTTACGGCGTACAGGGCCCTGGACAGGCTTTGAACCAACGCGATAACGGCATCAACGTTATCGTTGGTCAACGCAAAAATTCAAAAACATGGGACAAAGCAATTGCCGACGGTTTTGTGCCTGGTGAAACATTATTCGAAATCGAAGAAGCATTACAGAAAGGTACCATCATCTGCTACCTCCTCAGCGATGCTGCACAAATAGAACTGTGGCCTACTGTACAAAAGCACCTGACCCCAGGTAAAGCCCTGTACTTCTCTCATGGCTTCGGCATCACCTTCAACGAACAAACCGGTATCGTTCCTCCTAAAGACGTAGACGTATTCCTGGTAGCGCCTAAAGGTTCCGGCACTTCACTGCGCCGCATGTTCCTGCAGGGCCGTGGCTTGAACAGCAGCTACGCTATCTTCCAGGACGCAACAGGTAAAGCAAAAGAAAGGGTAATAGCCTTAGGCATCGCCGTAGGTAGCGGCTACCTCTTCGAAACTGATTTCAAAAAAGAAGTATTCAGTGACCTTACAGGCGAACGCGGTACCCTCATGGGCGCTATCCAGGGTATCTTCGCTGCACAATACCAGGTATTGCGCGATAAAGGACACTCTCCTTCCGAAGCTTTCAACGAAACGGTAGAAGAACTCACCCAGTCTCTCATGCCACTCGTTGCCGAAAACGGTATGGACTGGATGTACGCCAACTGCTCTACCACTGCACAACGCGGCGCCCTCGACTGGTGGAAGAAATTCCGCGACGCTACAGCTCCTGTCTTCAAAGAACTGTACGAAAGCGTAGCTACAGGTAAAGAATCTCAGCGTTCTATCGACTCCAACAGCAAAACCGACTATCGCGAAAAACTCGATGCCGAATTAGCTGAATTACGCGAAAGCGAAATGTGGCAGGCTGGTAAAACCGTCCGCAGCCTTCGTCCCGAAAATCAGAAATAA
- the ilvA gene encoding threonine ammonia-lyase: protein MSTTATLPELDYSAAAERLKKVVTRTPLAYSQSLSRKYDCNVFLKREDLQVVRSYKLRGAYNMMVTLNEDQRNRGVVCASAGNHAQGFAFSCKQLNVKGVVFMPIITPKQKVTQTRMFGEDMIEIKLVGDTFDDCAIAAREYTQQHNMTFIPPFDDARIIEGQATVAVEILDELANLDYVFVPIGGGGLCAGVGSYLKAYSPKTKVIGLEPEGAPSMTEALKAGHPVTLDNIDRFVDGAAVKRVGDLTFRICKEVLHDMHLVPEGRVCSTILKLYNENAIVAEPAGALSIAGLEDYAKEIKGKTVVCVVSGSNNDIDRMPEIKERSLQYEGLKHYFLIRFAQRPGALREFLNLVLGPKDDITRFEYMQKTNKESGPALVGIELQQKNDYEQLLLKMQEYRIDYTELNKDDKLFGYLV from the coding sequence ATGAGCACAACAGCCACTTTGCCCGAACTTGATTATAGCGCAGCCGCAGAACGACTGAAGAAAGTAGTTACCAGAACACCCCTCGCCTACAGCCAGAGTCTCTCCAGGAAATACGACTGCAACGTATTCCTCAAAAGAGAAGACCTCCAGGTAGTACGCTCCTATAAATTACGTGGCGCCTATAATATGATGGTAACCCTGAACGAAGACCAGCGCAACCGCGGCGTAGTATGCGCCAGCGCAGGTAACCATGCACAGGGATTCGCATTCTCCTGTAAACAACTTAACGTCAAAGGTGTTGTGTTCATGCCCATTATTACCCCCAAACAAAAGGTGACTCAAACCCGCATGTTCGGCGAAGACATGATCGAAATAAAACTCGTTGGTGATACATTCGACGACTGCGCCATCGCTGCCCGTGAATACACACAGCAGCATAACATGACATTCATCCCTCCTTTCGACGATGCCCGCATCATTGAAGGCCAGGCAACAGTAGCCGTAGAGATCCTCGACGAATTAGCCAACCTCGATTATGTATTCGTACCCATCGGCGGCGGCGGATTATGCGCCGGCGTAGGCTCCTACCTCAAAGCCTATTCACCCAAAACAAAAGTCATTGGCCTCGAACCCGAAGGCGCTCCATCCATGACCGAAGCCCTCAAAGCAGGCCACCCCGTTACACTCGATAACATCGACCGCTTTGTCGACGGCGCCGCCGTTAAACGCGTTGGCGACCTCACCTTCCGCATCTGTAAAGAGGTGCTGCACGACATGCACCTCGTTCCCGAAGGACGTGTATGCTCCACCATCCTCAAACTCTATAACGAAAATGCCATCGTAGCCGAACCCGCAGGCGCACTATCCATTGCAGGCCTCGAAGACTACGCCAAAGAAATTAAAGGCAAAACCGTCGTATGCGTCGTAAGCGGCAGCAACAACGACATCGACAGGATGCCCGAAATAAAAGAACGCTCCCTCCAGTACGAAGGCCTCAAACACTACTTCCTGATCCGCTTCGCACAACGCCCCGGCGCCCTCAGGGAATTCCTCAACCTCGTACTCGGCCCCAAAGACGATATCACCCGCTTCGAATACATGCAGAAAACCAATAAAGAATCAGGCCCCGCCCTGGTAGGTATTGAACTGCAACAAAAAAACGACTACGAACAACTCCTCCTCAAAATGCAGGAATACCGTATCGACTACACCGAACTCAACAAAGACGACAAACTGTTCGGCTACCTGGTATAA
- the thrA gene encoding bifunctional aspartate kinase/homoserine dehydrogenase I: MRVLKFGGTSVANAENIKKVVQILQQHSQSKIIVVISALGGVTDQLLKAASLAAAKDETYKTILTELEKRHLETAKALLPVTQQSSCLSKIKQQFNELEELCEGLFRLNELSRRTRDRIVSFGELLSSHILADYYTASNQSGEWLDSRQLIRTNSHFGNAIVDFAATNQLIREQVLQSTSPLFIAPGFVAGNKEGQTTTLGRGGSDYTAAIFAAALDAEALEIWTDVTGMMTADPRWVNSAKNIANISYQEAMELSHFGAKVIYPPTIQPVMAKQIPVWVKNTFAPDEYGTLIQNTPSVEGEIIRGISSMNNVALLSLEGSGMVGIPGFSKRLFEALAEEQINVILITQSSSEHAICVAINAVDVEKARHAVDLTFEAEIKSGKVDPLKVELDLSIIAVVGDQMKSHPGISGKMFGVLGRNGINVRAIAQGSSERNISAVISLSDVKKAVNVLHEAFFEFEYKQLNVCIIGVGNVGGKLIDQLAHQQKYLQQHLKLNIRLAGLANSRKMVVKEDGISIGNWKEELEQGEKMDISHFVNTIVSKNLPNTVFVDVTANADVAGIYDQLLAKSISVVACNKIACSSPYQYYQQLKSLSREYNALFLFETNVGAGLPVIGTLNDLMRSGDQINKIQAVLSGTLNFVFNNYDGTRSFSQVVRQAQAEGYTEPDPRLDLGGTDVMRKIMILAREAGEQLEMEDISNTYFLPASCFEGSVEDFYQEMEKQEPHFKALYDAAAAKGCKLKFVASYENGKAAVGLQHIPPASDFYHLYGKDNIVLFYTQRYPEQPLVVKGAGAGADVTASGVFADIIRAARV; encoded by the coding sequence ATGCGCGTTCTGAAATTCGGCGGCACCTCAGTTGCCAATGCTGAAAATATCAAAAAGGTTGTCCAGATCTTACAACAACACTCCCAGTCTAAAATCATTGTAGTGATCTCTGCCCTGGGTGGAGTAACGGACCAACTGCTGAAAGCAGCTTCCCTCGCCGCCGCCAAAGACGAAACGTATAAAACGATTCTCACAGAACTCGAAAAACGTCACCTCGAAACAGCCAAAGCACTGCTCCCCGTTACACAACAAAGCAGCTGCCTCAGCAAAATAAAACAACAGTTCAACGAACTCGAAGAACTCTGCGAAGGCCTCTTCCGCCTCAACGAACTGTCACGCCGCACCAGGGATAGAATAGTAAGCTTCGGAGAACTCCTTTCCTCTCATATCCTTGCCGATTACTATACTGCCTCCAATCAATCCGGTGAATGGCTCGACTCCCGTCAGCTCATCCGCACCAATTCGCACTTTGGCAATGCCATAGTAGACTTCGCCGCAACCAACCAACTGATAAGAGAACAGGTGCTGCAATCCACCTCTCCTCTCTTTATAGCCCCCGGCTTCGTAGCCGGCAATAAAGAAGGACAAACAACTACTCTCGGCCGTGGCGGTTCCGATTATACCGCAGCCATCTTCGCAGCGGCCCTCGACGCCGAAGCCCTCGAAATATGGACCGATGTTACCGGTATGATGACTGCCGATCCACGTTGGGTCAACAGCGCTAAAAACATCGCCAACATCTCCTACCAGGAGGCAATGGAATTATCACACTTCGGCGCCAAAGTCATTTACCCGCCTACCATCCAGCCCGTAATGGCAAAACAGATCCCGGTATGGGTAAAGAACACCTTTGCCCCGGATGAATACGGCACCCTTATCCAAAATACACCAAGTGTAGAAGGTGAGATCATAAGAGGTATCTCCAGCATGAACAACGTTGCCCTGCTCAGCCTCGAAGGCAGTGGTATGGTGGGTATCCCCGGCTTCTCCAAACGCCTCTTCGAAGCCCTGGCCGAAGAACAGATCAACGTCATACTCATCACACAAAGTTCTTCCGAACACGCCATCTGCGTGGCCATCAATGCCGTTGACGTAGAAAAAGCAAGACACGCAGTAGATCTCACTTTCGAAGCAGAGATCAAATCAGGAAAGGTCGACCCGCTCAAAGTAGAACTCGACCTCTCTATCATAGCCGTCGTGGGCGATCAAATGAAAAGCCACCCCGGCATCAGCGGCAAAATGTTCGGCGTACTGGGCCGCAACGGTATCAACGTACGCGCCATCGCACAAGGCTCTTCCGAACGTAACATCTCTGCTGTGATCTCACTCAGCGATGTAAAAAAAGCCGTAAACGTATTACACGAAGCCTTCTTTGAATTCGAATACAAACAACTCAACGTTTGCATCATAGGCGTAGGCAACGTGGGCGGTAAACTCATCGACCAGTTGGCACACCAGCAGAAATACCTGCAACAGCACTTGAAACTGAACATCAGGCTGGCAGGCCTCGCCAACAGCCGTAAAATGGTGGTGAAAGAAGATGGTATCAGCATCGGCAACTGGAAAGAAGAACTGGAACAAGGCGAGAAAATGGACATCAGCCATTTCGTGAATACCATTGTTTCTAAAAACCTTCCCAACACCGTCTTTGTCGATGTAACCGCTAATGCTGATGTCGCCGGCATCTACGATCAGTTATTGGCAAAAAGCATCTCGGTAGTGGCATGTAATAAAATTGCCTGCTCCTCACCCTATCAATACTATCAGCAGTTGAAATCGCTATCCCGCGAATACAACGCATTATTCCTCTTCGAAACCAACGTAGGCGCAGGTCTGCCCGTGATAGGCACCCTGAACGACCTGATGCGCAGCGGTGACCAGATCAATAAAATACAGGCGGTATTATCAGGCACTTTAAACTTTGTATTCAACAATTACGATGGTACCCGCTCCTTCTCACAGGTAGTGCGTCAGGCCCAGGCCGAAGGGTATACCGAACCCGATCCCCGTCTCGACCTCGGCGGAACCGACGTCATGCGCAAGATCATGATCCTGGCCCGTGAAGCCGGCGAACAACTCGAAATGGAAGATATCTCCAATACCTACTTCCTGCCCGCATCCTGCTTCGAAGGCTCCGTGGAAGACTTCTACCAGGAAATGGAAAAACAGGAACCACATTTCAAAGCCCTGTACGACGCCGCAGCAGCAAAAGGATGTAAACTCAAATTCGTTGCCAGCTACGAAAACGGGAAAGCCGCTGTAGGACTGCAACACATTCCACCCGCATCCGACTTTTACCACTTATACGGCAAAGACAACATCGTATTATTCTATACCCAGCGTTATCCCGAACAACCCCTGGTAGTAAAAGGTGCCGGCGCCGGCGCCGATGTTACCGCCTCCGGTGTGTTCGCCGATATTATAAGAGCCGCAAGGGTATAG
- a CDS encoding homoserine kinase has product MQKKVKIAAPATVANLVCGFDILGLCLHDPYDIMEVELLQEKKIIVKSADGYPLPEDPALNTAGAPLLEMLKELDEPIGFSVIIHKRIKPGSGVGSSAASAAGAVVAANHLLGNRFSKEELVQFAMFGEKVASGVKHADNITPCIFGGVTLIRSIFPLDIVPLSSPPLYVTVIHPQIEVKTADARAILKQQIQLKDAIKQWGNIAGLVAGFLKNDYDLIGRSLEDHLIEPVRSILIPGFDDLKAACKQAGALGGGISGSGPSIFMLSKEKATAGKVEDAMKKIYTDLGIDFHTYLTTINTEGVKILEG; this is encoded by the coding sequence ATGCAAAAAAAAGTAAAGATCGCAGCACCAGCCACCGTCGCCAACCTGGTTTGCGGTTTCGATATACTGGGTCTCTGCCTTCATGATCCCTACGACATCATGGAAGTAGAACTCCTACAGGAGAAAAAGATCATCGTTAAAAGCGCCGACGGCTACCCCTTACCTGAAGACCCCGCCTTAAATACAGCCGGCGCCCCGCTGCTCGAAATGCTGAAAGAACTCGATGAACCCATCGGATTCTCAGTAATAATTCATAAAAGAATAAAACCCGGCAGCGGCGTAGGTTCCAGCGCCGCCAGCGCAGCAGGTGCCGTGGTCGCAGCCAATCACCTGCTCGGCAACAGGTTCTCAAAAGAGGAACTCGTGCAGTTTGCCATGTTCGGCGAAAAAGTAGCCAGTGGCGTAAAACATGCCGACAATATCACCCCCTGTATCTTCGGCGGCGTAACACTCATACGCTCCATCTTCCCGCTCGATATTGTCCCGCTATCATCACCGCCACTCTACGTAACAGTGATCCATCCGCAGATAGAAGTGAAAACAGCCGACGCCAGGGCCATCCTCAAACAACAGATCCAGCTGAAAGATGCCATCAAACAATGGGGTAACATAGCAGGACTGGTAGCAGGTTTCCTTAAAAACGACTACGACCTTATAGGCCGCTCCCTCGAAGACCACCTGATAGAACCCGTCCGCAGCATTCTCATCCCCGGTTTCGATGACCTCAAAGCCGCTTGTAAACAGGCAGGAGCATTGGGCGGTGGTATCTCCGGCTCCGGCCCCTCTATTTTCATGCTCAGCAAAGAAAAAGCTACAGCCGGAAAAGTAGAAGATGCCATGAAAAAGATCTATACCGATCTGGGAATAGACTTCCACACTTACCTTACTACCATCAACACAGAAGGAGTGAAAATTCTGGAAGGATAA